In Bacillus cytotoxicus NVH 391-98, the following are encoded in one genomic region:
- a CDS encoding cytochrome c biogenesis CcdA family protein, giving the protein MQDINIFLAFGAGFLSFISPCCLPLYPAFLSYITGMSVSELKEENAMLRKRSMLHTAFFLLGFSIVFIAIGFSTSFLGSFFKDYKDLIRQLGALFIIVFGLIIVGVFQPKFLMQDRKFTFKSRPSGYIGSILIGLAFAAGWTPCTGPILVAVIGLATTNLESAMLYMIAYILGFAIPFFVLSFFITKMSWIKRHSGTFVKVGGYIMIVMGVVLYFNWMTKIIVYFSSLFGGFTGF; this is encoded by the coding sequence ATGCAAGATATTAATATTTTCTTAGCGTTTGGTGCGGGATTTTTATCATTTATTTCCCCTTGTTGCTTACCGCTGTACCCAGCGTTTTTATCTTACATAACAGGAATGTCTGTTTCTGAGCTAAAAGAAGAAAATGCGATGCTTCGTAAAAGAAGTATGCTTCATACAGCATTTTTCTTGCTTGGATTTTCGATTGTATTTATTGCAATTGGTTTTAGTACAAGTTTTCTTGGATCCTTTTTCAAGGACTATAAAGATTTAATTAGACAACTAGGAGCACTTTTTATTATTGTGTTTGGTCTAATCATTGTAGGAGTATTTCAACCAAAGTTTTTAATGCAAGACCGCAAATTTACATTTAAAAGCCGGCCGAGCGGCTATATCGGCTCTATTTTAATTGGGTTAGCGTTTGCTGCTGGGTGGACTCCGTGTACAGGTCCTATTTTAGTAGCGGTGATTGGGCTTGCTACGACAAATCTAGAGTCCGCAATGTTATATATGATTGCATACATACTTGGGTTTGCTATTCCATTTTTTGTCCTGTCATTCTTTATTACAAAAATGTCTTGGATAAAGCGCCATAGTGGAACGTTTGTAAAAGTCGGCGGTTACATTATGATTGTCATGGGGGTTGTTTTATACTTTAATTGGATGACAAAAATCATTGTGTATTTCTCAAGTTTATTTGGCGGTTTCACAGGCTTTTAG
- a CDS encoding CcdC family protein — MNIVVLSSIVAVCMAVGAMFIRLKAAKKPATLKKIILPPFFMSTGALMYIFPEFRLTPAEMLEAIGVGLFFSIFLIKTSKFEVRGQDIYLKRSKAFVFILIGLLVVRIVFKTYLSQSLDLGQLSGMFFLLAFAMIVSWRIAMYRSFTKLQKEMEKEDGFYNEKDMKLT, encoded by the coding sequence ATGAACATAGTTGTTTTATCAAGTATTGTTGCGGTATGTATGGCCGTTGGCGCGATGTTTATTCGTCTAAAAGCAGCGAAGAAACCGGCAACATTAAAAAAAATTATTCTTCCACCGTTTTTTATGAGTACGGGGGCACTCATGTATATTTTCCCGGAATTTCGGCTAACACCAGCGGAAATGTTAGAAGCAATTGGTGTTGGATTGTTTTTCTCCATTTTTCTAATTAAAACTTCCAAGTTTGAAGTACGAGGGCAAGACATTTACTTAAAACGTTCAAAAGCATTCGTATTTATTTTAATCGGTTTGCTTGTTGTACGGATTGTTTTTAAAACATATTTAAGTCAATCGCTTGATTTAGGTCAACTGAGTGGCATGTTCTTCTTACTTGCTTTCGCAATGATTGTATCATGGAGAATTGCAATGTATCGCTCCTTTACGAAGTTACAAAAGGAAATGGAAAAAGAAGATGGATTTTATAATGAAAAAGATATGAAATTAACGTAA
- the hutI gene encoding imidazolonepropionase yields MLDILLTNIGQLLTMDQEDGVLRQEAMKTLPVIESGAVGIKDGVIMFVGTAEEAKGLQAREIIDCEGKVVSPGLVDPHTHLVFGGSRENEIALKLQGVPYLEILEQGGGILSTVNATKKASKEELVKKANFHLDRMLSFGVTTVEAKSGYGLDDETEWKQLEVVAQLQKEHPIDLVSTFLGAHAVPKEYKGKSKEFLQWMLDLLPAIKEKELAEFVDIFCETGVFSVEESKEFLLEAKELGFDVKIHADEIDPLGGAEAAAEIGAASADHLVGASDKGIEMLANSNTVATLLPGTTFYLNKESFARGRKMIDEGVAVALATDFNPGSCPTENIQLVMSIAMLKLKMTPEEVWNAVTVNSAYAINRGDVAGKIRVGRKADLVLWDAHHYAYVPYHYGVSHVNTVWKNGNLAYTRGDKAWSKATI; encoded by the coding sequence ATGCTGGACATTTTACTAACGAATATCGGTCAATTATTAACAATGGATCAAGAAGATGGCGTATTAAGACAGGAAGCAATGAAGACGCTTCCTGTTATCGAAAGTGGTGCAGTTGGGATAAAAGACGGTGTGATTATGTTCGTTGGCACAGCGGAAGAAGCAAAAGGGTTACAAGCACGAGAAATCATTGATTGCGAAGGGAAAGTTGTTTCTCCAGGCTTAGTTGATCCTCATACACACCTTGTATTTGGTGGATCTCGTGAAAATGAAATTGCTCTTAAATTGCAAGGAGTACCGTATTTAGAGATTTTAGAGCAAGGTGGCGGCATTCTTTCAACTGTAAATGCAACGAAGAAAGCATCAAAAGAAGAACTGGTAAAGAAGGCGAATTTTCATTTAGACCGCATGTTATCATTTGGCGTGACAACGGTGGAAGCGAAGAGTGGCTACGGTTTGGATGATGAAACAGAATGGAAGCAATTGGAAGTAGTAGCGCAGCTTCAAAAAGAACATCCTATTGATTTAGTTTCGACATTTTTAGGAGCACATGCAGTTCCGAAAGAGTATAAAGGCAAGTCAAAAGAGTTTTTACAATGGATGTTAGATTTATTACCAGCAATAAAAGAAAAAGAATTGGCTGAATTCGTTGATATTTTCTGTGAAACAGGTGTATTCTCTGTTGAAGAGTCGAAAGAATTTTTATTAGAAGCGAAAGAACTTGGGTTTGATGTGAAAATCCATGCAGATGAAATTGATCCGCTTGGTGGTGCAGAAGCGGCGGCAGAGATTGGGGCTGCATCAGCTGATCATTTAGTAGGAGCATCCGATAAAGGAATTGAAATGCTTGCAAATTCTAATACAGTCGCTACGCTCCTTCCAGGAACGACTTTCTATTTAAATAAAGAAAGCTTTGCACGCGGGCGTAAAATGATTGACGAAGGTGTAGCTGTTGCATTAGCGACAGATTTTAATCCAGGTAGCTGTCCAACTGAAAACATTCAGCTAGTTATGAGCATTGCGATGCTGAAACTGAAAATGACACCGGAAGAAGTTTGGAATGCTGTAACAGTCAATTCAGCGTATGCAATTAATCGCGGTGATGTCGCAGGTAAAATTCGCGTTGGGCGTAAGGCAGACTTAGTTTTGTGGGACGCACATCATTATGCGTATGTACCGTATCATTACGGTGTAAGTCATGTAAATACAGTATGGAAGAATGGAAATCTTGCATATACAAGAGGTGACAAAGCGTGGAGCAAAGCCACTATTTAA
- a CDS encoding EamA family transporter: MLRYSLLVLLGACSYGVLAIFVKFAYAEGFSLGEVVGSQYLFGWLILLSITLLFARHHVPLKQMFILFIAGTSASFTGIFYYASLQTVPASIAIILLFQFVWVGIIIEAIATKTLPSREKVISVIFLLTGTFLSSGLVEKSIGDFDITGILLGLLSAVAFATYIFVSGKVAVEVPSLPRGVLLMAGALTLVMIVFPPTFLFNGAISQGLWKYGLGLGTFSIVIPSIAFTIGIPKIGSGLATILGAAELPVTTIMSVFVLKEAVLASQWFGVAFILIGIAIPQIAYTIRGKSRKHHTHKKVAA, encoded by the coding sequence ATGCTTCGCTATTCACTTTTGGTTTTATTAGGAGCATGTAGCTATGGGGTTTTAGCAATCTTTGTTAAATTCGCATACGCGGAAGGCTTTTCACTTGGGGAAGTAGTCGGTAGTCAATATTTATTCGGTTGGCTTATTTTACTGAGTATTACACTTTTATTTGCGAGACATCATGTCCCGTTAAAACAAATGTTCATTTTATTTATCGCTGGTACTTCAGCTAGCTTTACAGGGATTTTTTATTACGCTTCATTACAGACCGTACCGGCATCCATCGCTATTATCCTTTTATTCCAATTCGTTTGGGTTGGCATTATTATTGAGGCAATCGCAACAAAAACATTGCCATCAAGAGAAAAAGTTATTTCGGTTATCTTTTTATTAACGGGTACATTCTTATCGAGCGGATTAGTCGAAAAATCCATAGGCGATTTTGACATAACAGGAATTTTATTAGGATTATTATCTGCGGTTGCATTCGCAACATACATCTTTGTCAGTGGGAAAGTGGCGGTTGAAGTACCATCATTACCACGCGGTGTTCTATTAATGGCCGGTGCATTAACTTTAGTCATGATTGTATTCCCACCAACATTCCTTTTTAACGGTGCGATTTCACAAGGCCTTTGGAAATATGGATTAGGTCTAGGAACGTTTAGTATTGTCATTCCATCTATTGCCTTTACAATTGGCATTCCTAAAATAGGATCTGGGTTAGCAACAATTCTTGGAGCAGCTGAGCTTCCCGTTACAACCATTATGTCCGTGTTCGTTTTAAAAGAGGCGGTACTTGCTTCTCAATGGTTTGGTGTGGCATTTATTTTAATTGGCATCGCAATCCCACAAATCGCATACACAATACGCGGAAAATCTCGCAAACATCATACACATAAAAAAGTTGCTGCATAA
- the hutH gene encoding histidine ammonia-lyase — MVTLTGHSLTVEEMKRLLFEREGVTACPDSMQKVAECREAVEKIVEDGKVVYGITTGFGKFSDVLIQKEDVKELQHNLIQSHACGVGDPFPEEVSRGMLILRANTMLKGVSGVRPLVVNMLLELVNRNIHPVIPQQGSLGASGDLAPLSHLALVLLGEGEVFYKGKRVHAMIALTEEGLEPIELEAKEGLALINGTQAMTAQGILSYIEAETLAYQSELIASMTLEGLRGIIDAFDENVHKARGYKEQIEVAQRIRNILQDSKLVTKQGELRVQDAYSLRCIPQVHGASWQVLHYVKEKLEIEMNAATDNPLIFDGGEKVISGGNFHGQPIAFAMDFLKVGMAEIANISERRIERLVNPQLNDLPPFLSPKPGLQSGAMIMQYAAASLVSENKTLAHPASVDSIPSSANQEDHVSMGTIASRHAHQIIQNVRRVLAIEMICAMQAAEYRGIEEMSSATKIFYHQGRQQVPSITNDRIFSTDIENIAHWLKTSPFTLERLNVNATL; from the coding sequence ATGGTTACGTTAACAGGACATTCATTGACAGTTGAAGAAATGAAGCGATTGCTATTTGAGAGGGAAGGGGTAACAGCTTGCCCTGATAGCATGCAGAAAGTAGCGGAGTGCCGTGAAGCTGTTGAAAAAATTGTAGAAGATGGAAAAGTTGTATATGGTATTACAACTGGATTTGGTAAGTTTAGCGATGTGCTTATTCAAAAAGAGGATGTGAAAGAACTTCAACATAATTTAATTCAATCGCATGCTTGTGGTGTGGGTGATCCATTTCCAGAAGAAGTATCGCGAGGTATGTTAATTTTACGTGCTAATACGATGTTAAAAGGAGTATCTGGTGTTCGTCCACTTGTTGTGAACATGTTATTAGAACTTGTAAATCGAAACATTCATCCCGTTATCCCGCAGCAAGGTTCATTAGGTGCAAGTGGCGATTTAGCACCATTATCGCATCTTGCTCTTGTTTTATTAGGAGAAGGGGAAGTGTTTTATAAAGGAAAGCGCGTTCATGCAATGATAGCTCTTACTGAAGAAGGTCTGGAACCAATTGAATTAGAGGCGAAAGAAGGTCTTGCATTAATTAATGGTACACAAGCAATGACAGCCCAAGGAATTCTTTCTTATATCGAAGCGGAAACACTTGCTTATCAGTCAGAACTAATTGCATCTATGACACTTGAAGGCTTGCGCGGCATTATTGATGCGTTTGATGAAAATGTTCATAAAGCGCGAGGGTATAAAGAACAGATAGAAGTAGCACAGCGTATTCGTAACATTCTTCAAGATAGTAAGCTTGTAACAAAACAGGGGGAACTGCGGGTACAAGATGCCTATTCATTACGCTGTATCCCTCAAGTTCATGGTGCTTCTTGGCAAGTATTACATTATGTAAAAGAAAAATTAGAGATTGAAATGAACGCAGCAACCGATAATCCCCTTATTTTTGATGGAGGGGAAAAAGTGATTTCTGGCGGGAATTTCCATGGGCAACCAATTGCCTTTGCAATGGATTTTTTAAAGGTAGGGATGGCCGAAATTGCGAATATTTCAGAGCGCCGCATTGAGCGTCTTGTGAACCCGCAGTTAAATGATTTACCACCATTTTTAAGCCCTAAGCCAGGTCTTCAGTCTGGTGCAATGATTATGCAATATGCAGCTGCTTCACTTGTATCAGAAAATAAAACATTGGCGCACCCAGCAAGTGTTGACTCTATTCCGTCATCAGCAAACCAAGAAGATCACGTAAGTATGGGAACAATCGCTTCACGTCATGCGCATCAAATTATTCAAAACGTAAGACGTGTACTTGCGATTGAAATGATTTGTGCAATGCAAGCAGCGGAGTATCGTGGTATAGAAGAGATGAGCTCTGCAACGAAAATATTTTATCATCAAGGTCGACAGCAAGTACCTTCTATTACAAATGATCGCATATTTTCAACAGACATTGAAAATATTGCACATTGGTTGAAAACAAGTCCGTTCACATTGGAACGTTTAAATGTAAATGCAACATTATAA
- a CDS encoding M20 peptidase aminoacylase family protein has protein sequence MNAITNQLTEKLISIRRHLHQYPELSYEEFKTTKFIKNLLQEANITIKDTNLKTGVIAEVSGNRGGPTIALRADIDALPIQEETDLPYASKSSNKMHACGHDFHTASILGAAYLLKEKESSLRGTVRFIFQAAEESGNGACKVIEAGHLQNVQAIFGMHNKPDLPVGTIGIKEGPLMAGVDRFQITIKGVGTHAAVPDAGVDPIVASSQIVMALQTIVSRNISSFHNAVVSVTNIHSGNTWNVIPEKATLEGTVRTFQADTRQKIPQRMERIVKGIADALGVEVELHWYPGPPPAVQNDGYLTELSTHVAQTMGLQVISPKPSMAGEDFSFYQQEIPGSFVFMGTNGTHEWHHPSFTLDEKALPISAQYFALLAEEALDKLIMKRR, from the coding sequence ATGAACGCTATTACAAATCAATTAACAGAGAAATTAATCTCGATTCGTCGTCACTTACATCAATATCCAGAGCTATCTTATGAGGAGTTTAAAACAACAAAATTTATTAAAAATTTGTTACAGGAAGCGAATATCACAATAAAGGACACAAATTTAAAAACTGGAGTCATCGCAGAAGTTTCTGGTAATAGAGGCGGCCCAACCATTGCACTTCGTGCCGATATCGATGCGCTCCCAATTCAAGAAGAAACCGACTTACCTTACGCATCAAAAAGTTCTAATAAAATGCATGCGTGCGGACACGATTTTCACACCGCATCGATCCTTGGTGCTGCTTACTTATTAAAAGAGAAAGAATCTTCATTACGCGGAACCGTTCGCTTTATATTCCAAGCCGCCGAAGAAAGTGGAAACGGCGCATGTAAAGTAATCGAAGCGGGGCATTTACAAAACGTACAAGCTATTTTTGGTATGCACAATAAGCCCGACTTACCAGTTGGTACAATTGGTATTAAAGAAGGTCCACTTATGGCGGGAGTAGATCGGTTTCAAATTACAATTAAAGGCGTCGGAACACATGCTGCTGTACCTGATGCAGGAGTAGATCCTATCGTAGCTTCTTCTCAAATCGTCATGGCACTGCAAACCATTGTAAGTCGAAATATTAGTTCTTTTCATAATGCTGTTGTAAGTGTAACAAACATTCACTCAGGAAATACGTGGAATGTTATCCCTGAAAAAGCAACGTTAGAAGGTACTGTTCGCACGTTTCAAGCTGATACGCGTCAAAAAATCCCACAGCGAATGGAACGTATTGTGAAAGGTATTGCTGATGCACTAGGAGTTGAAGTGGAACTGCATTGGTATCCTGGCCCCCCCCCCGCCGTTCAAAATGATGGATACCTTACTGAACTATCTACTCATGTAGCTCAAACAATGGGGCTGCAAGTTATTTCACCAAAGCCTTCTATGGCAGGAGAAGATTTCTCGTTTTATCAACAAGAAATTCCAGGTTCATTCGTCTTTATGGGGACAAACGGAACACATGAATGGCATCACCCTTCCTTTACTTTAGATGAAAAAGCATTACCAATTAGTGCACAGTATTTTGCTTTACTAGCTGAAGAAGCACTAGACAAACTCATAATGAAAAGGCGTTAA
- the hutU gene encoding urocanate hydratase, with the protein MENVKQTIRAPRGTELQTKGWIQEAALRMLMNNLDPEVAEKPEELVVYGGIGRAARNWESYQAIVDSLKTLESDETLLVQSGKPVAIFKSHEDAPRVLLANSNLVPKWANWEHFRELEQKGLMMYGQMTAGSWIYIGTQGILQGTYETFGEAARQHFGGSLKGTLTLTAGLGGMGGAQPLAVTMNGGVVIAIDVDKRSIERRIEKRYCDMYTESLEEALAVATEYKEKKEPISIGLLGNAAEILPELVSRGITPDLVTDQTSAHDPLNGYVPAGYSLEEATKLRAEDPDRYVQLSKESMKKHVEAMLAMQEKGAIAFDYGNNIRQVAFDEGLEHAFDFPGFVPAFIRPLFCEGKGPFRWVALSGDPEDIYKTDEVILREFAHNEHLCNWIRMARQQVEFQGLPSRICWLGYGERAKFGRIINEMVASGELSAPIVIGRDHLDCGSVASPNRETEGMKDGSDAVADWPILNALINSVNGASWVSVHHGGGVGMGYSLHAGMVIVADGTEAAAKRIERVLTSDPGMGVVRHVDAGYDLAVQTAKEKGVNIPMMK; encoded by the coding sequence ATGGAAAACGTAAAACAAACAATTCGTGCACCAAGAGGAACAGAGTTGCAAACAAAGGGCTGGATTCAAGAAGCTGCACTTCGTATGCTTATGAATAACTTAGACCCAGAAGTAGCAGAAAAGCCAGAAGAGTTAGTTGTTTATGGTGGCATTGGTCGTGCCGCTCGCAACTGGGAGAGCTATCAGGCGATTGTTGATTCGTTAAAAACATTAGAAAGTGATGAAACGTTACTTGTTCAATCAGGAAAGCCGGTTGCTATTTTTAAATCACATGAAGATGCACCACGTGTTCTTTTAGCTAACTCCAATTTAGTGCCGAAGTGGGCGAATTGGGAGCATTTTCGTGAGTTAGAACAAAAAGGGCTTATGATGTACGGACAAATGACAGCAGGTAGCTGGATTTATATCGGTACACAAGGAATTTTACAAGGAACATACGAAACATTTGGAGAAGCAGCGCGTCAACATTTTGGTGGTTCATTAAAAGGGACATTAACGCTTACGGCTGGTTTAGGCGGTATGGGGGGAGCGCAACCTCTTGCTGTTACGATGAATGGCGGTGTGGTTATTGCAATCGATGTAGATAAACGCAGCATCGAGCGCCGCATTGAAAAAAGATATTGCGATATGTATACAGAATCGTTAGAAGAAGCATTAGCTGTTGCGACAGAATATAAAGAAAAGAAAGAACCTATTTCAATCGGACTATTAGGAAATGCTGCGGAAATTTTGCCGGAGTTAGTAAGCCGCGGTATTACGCCAGATTTAGTAACGGATCAAACATCTGCACATGACCCGTTAAATGGATATGTTCCAGCAGGATATTCGTTAGAAGAAGCTACCAAACTTCGTGCAGAAGATCCAGACCGTTACGTACAATTATCAAAAGAAAGCATGAAAAAACATGTAGAAGCAATGCTTGCGATGCAAGAAAAAGGTGCCATTGCGTTTGATTATGGTAATAATATTCGTCAAGTTGCATTCGATGAAGGATTGGAACATGCATTTGATTTTCCAGGATTCGTTCCAGCGTTTATCCGTCCGTTATTCTGTGAAGGAAAAGGTCCATTCCGTTGGGTCGCACTTTCTGGTGATCCAGAAGATATTTATAAGACAGATGAAGTGATTTTACGCGAGTTTGCTCATAACGAGCATTTATGTAATTGGATTCGTATGGCACGTCAGCAAGTTGAATTTCAAGGATTACCATCTCGTATTTGTTGGCTGGGTTATGGGGAACGTGCAAAATTTGGACGCATTATCAATGAAATGGTTGCAAGCGGGGAATTATCAGCACCAATCGTGATTGGTCGTGACCATCTAGACTGTGGATCTGTAGCATCGCCAAACCGTGAAACAGAAGGAATGAAAGATGGTAGTGATGCGGTGGCAGACTGGCCAATTTTGAATGCATTAATCAATAGTGTGAACGGTGCAAGCTGGGTATCTGTTCATCACGGCGGTGGAGTTGGTATGGGATACTCGCTTCACGCTGGAATGGTTATTGTTGCAGACGGAACAGAAGCAGCAGCAAAACGAATTGAACGCGTCTTAACTTCCGATCCTGGAATGGGTGTTGTTCGCCACGTAGATGCAGGATATGACTTAGCAGTTCAAACAGCGAAGGAAAAAGGCGTTAACATTCCAATGATGAAATAA
- the alsR gene encoding acetoin biosynthesis transcriptional regulator AlsR, whose translation MELRHLQYFIVVAEELHFGRAAARLQMTQPPLSQQIQQLEQEMGVMLFERTKRKVELTEAGEMFLKEVKKAFDQIEKAVEVAQSAQRGEVGSLSIGFVGAAIYDILPSIVREYRKKFPRVSVALHELSTPEQVHALHENRIDVGFLRPPISTQLLELEPIQKLPCTLCLPKAHPLAEKEEIHIEDLRDESFVFITRPVWPALYDTILSLCRGVGFSPRIVQEATEYQTVMGLVAAGIGITVIPVSANKLYKTEVVYKDIYDSNFIAEMSVAYRKTNSSPELLEFLKIARDKKRIEVENELPAKNC comes from the coding sequence ATGGAATTACGGCATTTGCAATATTTTATTGTTGTGGCAGAAGAGCTACACTTTGGACGAGCAGCGGCTCGTTTACAAATGACACAGCCACCACTTAGTCAACAAATCCAACAGTTGGAGCAAGAAATGGGAGTTATGTTATTTGAAAGAACGAAGCGGAAAGTTGAGCTTACAGAAGCGGGAGAAATGTTTTTAAAAGAAGTAAAGAAAGCTTTTGATCAAATTGAAAAGGCGGTAGAAGTGGCGCAAAGCGCACAAAGAGGGGAAGTAGGATCTCTTTCGATTGGATTTGTGGGAGCTGCTATATACGATATTTTACCTTCAATTGTAAGAGAATATCGAAAGAAATTTCCAAGGGTATCGGTTGCGCTTCATGAATTATCTACACCGGAGCAAGTGCATGCACTTCATGAAAATCGAATTGATGTCGGCTTTTTACGTCCGCCGATTTCAACGCAATTATTAGAACTTGAACCGATTCAAAAACTACCTTGTACACTATGTTTACCAAAAGCACATCCACTTGCGGAGAAAGAAGAAATTCACATTGAAGATTTGAGAGATGAGTCATTTGTCTTTATCACAAGACCAGTATGGCCTGCACTCTATGACACTATATTGTCATTATGCCGCGGAGTTGGTTTTAGTCCGCGCATTGTTCAAGAGGCAACAGAATACCAAACAGTAATGGGATTAGTAGCAGCAGGAATTGGAATCACTGTTATTCCAGTTTCGGCTAATAAGCTATACAAAACAGAAGTTGTATATAAAGATATATATGATTCTAATTTTATAGCTGAGATGTCAGTTGCTTACCGAAAAACGAATAGTAGTCCTGAACTATTAGAGTTTTTAAAAATTGCAAGAGATAAAAAACGAATTGAAGTTGAAAATGAGCTGCCCGCAAAAAACTGCTGA
- the hutG gene encoding formimidoylglutamase, which translates to MEQSHYLKKNAKFIDREVTKWSDMIKGWEGEEIFGAALIGAPLSKPSISHSGACFAPKTIRTMLDAYSTYAITEEHDMKESVLYDCGDIMMHVTNIKESHVRIAKTLQHLTKVNPQMVPIVLGGDHSISFPSISGFASSKGKVGIIQFDAHHDLRNLEDGGPSNGTPFRSLLEHDVIVGNQLVQIGIRNFSNARTYHEYAKENDITIYTMKHVRERSIKDIITESIEILRRQGVTAIYVSVDMDVLDQAFAPGCPAIGPGGMDSMTLLDAITYLGQEPLVQGMDIVEIDPTLDFRDMTSRIAAQVIMNFLLARETISKQVSL; encoded by the coding sequence GTGGAGCAAAGCCACTATTTAAAGAAAAATGCAAAGTTTATCGATCGTGAAGTAACAAAATGGAGTGATATGATAAAAGGATGGGAGGGGGAAGAAATATTTGGCGCGGCATTAATCGGTGCGCCTCTTTCGAAGCCGTCTATTAGTCATTCTGGCGCATGCTTTGCACCAAAAACGATTCGTACAATGTTAGATGCATATAGCACATACGCGATTACCGAAGAACATGATATGAAAGAAAGTGTCTTATATGACTGCGGTGATATTATGATGCATGTAACAAATATAAAAGAAAGTCATGTTCGTATTGCGAAGACGCTTCAGCATTTGACAAAAGTAAATCCGCAAATGGTACCAATCGTTCTTGGCGGTGATCATTCTATCAGTTTTCCGAGTATAAGTGGTTTTGCAAGTAGTAAAGGGAAAGTTGGCATTATTCAATTTGATGCGCATCATGATTTACGTAATTTAGAAGATGGGGGACCATCGAATGGAACGCCATTTCGTAGTTTGCTAGAGCATGATGTGATTGTAGGAAATCAACTCGTACAAATTGGGATTCGTAATTTTTCCAATGCTCGTACGTACCATGAGTATGCAAAAGAGAATGATATAACGATATATACAATGAAACATGTGCGTGAACGATCCATAAAAGATATAATTACAGAGAGTATCGAAATTTTGCGTAGACAAGGAGTTACAGCTATTTATGTTTCTGTCGATATGGATGTATTAGATCAAGCATTTGCACCAGGTTGTCCAGCAATTGGACCGGGCGGAATGGATAGTATGACATTGCTTGATGCAATCACATACCTTGGTCAAGAACCGCTTGTTCAAGGTATGGATATTGTAGAGATTGATCCAACGTTAGATTTTCGCGATATGACGAGCCGGATAGCTGCTCAAGTCATTATGAACTTTTTACTAGCAAGGGAAACGATCAGTAAGCAAGTTAGCTTATAA
- the hutP gene encoding hut operon transcriptional regulator HutP: MLLQGTHRIGRMAMLLALADESESSVLSIPKGWKYCTGKVGSMNSQKVVAAMETAAKSNQVIETDVYRETHALYHAIMEALYGVTRGQIQLADVLRTVGLRFAIVRGTPYDGKKEGEWVAVALYGTIGAPVKGSEHEAIGLGINHI; this comes from the coding sequence ATGCTTCTTCAAGGAACACATCGAATTGGTCGTATGGCGATGTTGCTTGCACTTGCAGATGAGAGTGAAAGCTCAGTATTATCGATTCCAAAAGGATGGAAATATTGTACTGGAAAAGTTGGATCTATGAACTCGCAAAAAGTTGTTGCAGCAATGGAAACAGCGGCTAAAAGCAACCAAGTGATTGAAACGGATGTTTATAGGGAAACTCATGCACTTTATCATGCAATTATGGAAGCATTGTACGGGGTAACGAGAGGTCAAATTCAGTTAGCAGACGTTCTTCGTACAGTAGGTCTTCGATTTGCAATCGTACGCGGTACACCATACGATGGAAAAAAAGAAGGCGAATGGGTGGCTGTTGCGCTTTACGGAACGATAGGTGCGCCTGTAAAAGGATCTGAGCATGAGGCGATTGGTTTAGGAATTAATCACATATGA
- a CDS encoding DUF2621 domain-containing protein, with amino-acid sequence MLEGWFSWFIIAWTVILLGLMSIGGYFMFRKFLKRLPKEDGMSILDWEAYYIEQTRHLWDEEQKQLLEELISPVPELFRDVARSKIAGKIGELALEAKTSKITEDLIIKGYIIATPKRDHKFLIKKLQEKEIDYSSYQSLLAK; translated from the coding sequence TTGCTAGAAGGATGGTTTAGTTGGTTTATTATTGCTTGGACTGTTATTTTATTAGGGCTCATGTCTATCGGTGGATATTTTATGTTCCGAAAATTCTTAAAAAGACTCCCGAAAGAAGATGGCATGTCTATTTTAGATTGGGAAGCATATTACATTGAACAAACGAGACATTTATGGGATGAAGAACAAAAACAACTATTAGAAGAACTTATCAGCCCAGTTCCTGAACTTTTCCGAGATGTTGCACGTTCTAAAATTGCCGGAAAAATTGGAGAGTTAGCATTAGAAGCAAAGACATCCAAAATAACTGAAGATTTAATTATTAAAGGGTATATTATTGCGACACCAAAGAGAGATCATAAATTTTTAATTAAAAAATTACAAGAAAAAGAAATTGATTATTCTTCTTATCAATCTCTTTTAGCAAAATAA